One window of Elaeis guineensis isolate ETL-2024a chromosome 11, EG11, whole genome shotgun sequence genomic DNA carries:
- the LOC105054524 gene encoding uncharacterized protein produces MLAARATAPHHQCRLLPSKPLQIPNVNPDPSRSLRSAMGLRLLFSLNTTQLGSSSTTAAPAAHPLQTPAQTRVDILSESLPFIQRFRTKTIVVKYGGAAMKSPALQSSVISDLVLLSCVGLRPILVHGGGPEINSWLLRLGHQPQFHNGLRVTDGLTMEVVEMVLVGKVNKSLVSLINLAGATAVGLSGKDARLLTARPAPDAAALGFVGEVARVDPAILRPILADGHIPVIASVAADDAGQGYNVNADTAAGEIAAAVGAEKLILMTDVAGILADRNDPGSLVKEMDISGARRMAEVGGEVGGGMIPKVNCCVRSLAQGVRTASIIDGRVPHSLLLQILTDEGAGTTINA; encoded by the coding sequence ATGCTCGCCGCGAGGGCGACTGCTCCCCACCACCAATGCCGCCTCCTTCCCTCCAAGCCCCTCCAGATCCCAAACGTGAACCCCGATCCTAGCCGTAGCCTTCGATCCGCGATGGGCCTCCGCCTCCTTTTTTCCCTCAACACCACCCAGCTCGGCAGCAGCAGCACCACCGCAGCGCCGGCGGCGCATCCTCTCCAGACGCCAGCCCAGACGCGCGTGGACATCCTGTCGGAGTCGCTCCCCTTCATCCAGCGGTTCCGCACGAAAACGATCGTGGTCAAGTACGGTGGCGCTGCCATGAAGTCCCCGGCCCTCCAGTCCTCCGTCATCAGCGACCTCGTCCTCCTCTCCTGCGTCGGCCTCCGCCCTATCCTTGTCCACGGCGGTGGCCCGGAGATCAACTCGTGGCTCCTCCGCCTCGGCCACCAGCCCCAGTTCCACAACGGCCTCCGCGTCACGGACGGCCTCACCATGGAGGTGGTCGAGATGGTTCTCGTCGGCAAGGTGAACAAGTCCCTCGTCTCTCTCATCAACCTCGCTGGCGCCACCGCCGTGGGCCTCTCTGGCAAGGACGCCCGGCTCCTCACCGCCCGCCCTGCCCCCGACGCCGCGGCCCTCGGCTTCGTCGGTGAGGTGGCCCGCGTCGACCCCGCCATCCTCCGGCCCATCCTGGCGGATGGCCACATCCCCGTCATCGCTTCCGTGGCCGCGGACGACGCCGGGCAGGGCTATAACGTGAACGCGGACACTGCCGCGGGGGagatcgcggccgccgtcggggcgGAGAAGCTGATCCTGATGACGGACGTGGCGGGGATCCTGGCGGACCGGAACGACCCGGGGAGCCTGGTGAAGGAGATGGACATCAGCGGGGCGAGAAGGATGGCGGAGGTGGGTGGGGAAGTCGGCGGTGGGATGATCCCCAAGGTTAACTGCTGCGTCAGGTCCCTCGCCCAGGGCGTCCGCACGGCCAGCATCATCGACGGCCGCGTCCCCCACTCCCTGCTCCTCCAGATTCTCACCGATGAGGGCGCCGGGACCACGATCAATGCTTGA